One Castanea sativa cultivar Marrone di Chiusa Pesio chromosome 4, ASM4071231v1 DNA window includes the following coding sequences:
- the LOC142632684 gene encoding uncharacterized protein LOC142632684 — translation MLPNNKEAARKLKVYDAQFVLIKDILYKRGFSKPYLRCLIPEEVDYAMQEVHEGICKNHSGSRSLVHKLIRAGYYWPIMQKDALAYVKNCDKCQRFRHIIRQPTEDLTPMKAPWPFA, via the coding sequence ATGCTACCGAACAATAAGGAAGCtgcaaggaagttgaaggtcTATGATGCACAATTCGTACTAATCAAAGATATCTTATACAAGAGAGGTTTCTCCAAGCCATACCTGAGGTGCCTTATCCCGGAGGAAGTAGACTATGCCAtgcaagaagttcatgaaggaatcTGCAAAAACCACTCTGGATCTCGATCGTTGGTGCACAAGCTAATCCGCGCAGGATATTATTGGCCCAttatgcagaaggatgcccttGCATACGTCAAAaattgcgacaagtgtcaaaggttccGCCACATAATTCGACAACCTACAGAGGACCTCACCCCAATGaaggccccatggccctttgcttAG